Genomic segment of Buchnera aphidicola (Aphis fabae):
GAAACTCCTATTTTTATGCCTGTAGGTACATATGGAACAGTAAAAAGTCTTAGTACTGAAGAAATCAAAAATACTGGAAGTAAAATAATTTTAGCTAATGCATTGCATTTATATTTAAGACCAGGACAAGATATAATTAAATTACATAATAATTTACATAATTTTATGAATTGGCATGGACCTATTCTTACGGATTCTGGCGGTTTTCAAATTTTTAGTCTGTCAAAATTTTGTAAAACTAATGAAGAAGGAGTGATTTTTAAAAATCATATTAATGGTAAAAACTTTTTTCTAACACCTGAACTTTCAATGGAAATTCAATTAAATTTAGGTTCAAATATTATTATGGTTTTTGATGAGTGTATTTCATATACTACAGATTGGGAAAAGACAAAAAATGCTATGGAAAAATCATTAAATTGGTCTAAAAAATGTCGTGTTTATTTTGATTTAAATAAAAAAAATAATAATCTTTTATTTGGTATTATTCATGGAGGAATATATCCAACTTTACGAGATTTATCTTTAAACGAATTAATTAAAATGAATTTTGATGGATATGCTTTAGGTGGTTTAGCAGTGGGCGAATCTAAACCGGAAATGCATAAGATATTAGATCATGTAATTCCACAAATACCAAAAAATAAACCAAGATATTTAATGGGAGTAGGAAAGCCGGAAGATTTAATAGAAAGTATATATCGTGGTATCGATATGTTTGATTGTGTTCTTCCTACAAGAAATGCAAGAAATGGACATTTATTTGTAACTAATGGTATAATAAAAATTAGAAATAAAAAATATAAAAAAGATGTATCTCCATTAGATAAAACATGTCTTTGTTATACTTGTAAACATTATAGTCGATCATATTTACATCATTTAGATGCTTGTAATGAAATTTTAGGAGCTCGTTTGAATACTATACATAATTTACATTATTATCAAACATTAATGTCTAATATAAGAAATGCAATTAAAGAAAAAAGATTTGATGATTTTATACTAAAATTTTATAATCAAAAAAAATAAATTTATATTGATTAATATACACTAAGGAATTTTATAAAATGAGTATTTTAATTGAAAACGCAAATGCTGCAGTGAACCAACCAATAGAAGGTAGTTCTTATTCTTTAGTTATTATGCTTGTAATTTTTTTATTAATTTTTTATTTTATGCTTTTTCGTCCTCAACAAAAAAAAGAAAAAGAACGAAAAAATCTTATGAAATTAATTACTTTAGGTGATGAAGTAATGACAACTAGCGGTTTTTTAGGTCGTGTAAAAGACATCACAGACAATGGATATATTTTATTAGAGCTAAATGATGCAAATGAAGTTTTTATAAAAAAAGATTTTATAGTTTCATTACTTCCTAAAAATACTTTAGAATCTTTGAAAAAAGTAAATAATTCAAAACCTTAATTAAAATTATGTAAATAAATTTTTTAATATAAAAAAGAAAAATTTGCTATATTAAAAAAAATTTTTTCTACTTTTTTTAATAAAATTAATCTATTATTTTTAATTTCAGGATTACAATGATTGATTTGTACTTGATTAAAAAAGTTATTTATAGGATTTTCAAAATTTTTTAATCTTAATAAGATTGTTTTATAATTTTTTTCTATAAATAATTTTTTTGTATCATGATTAAAATTTTTTATTTCTTTAAATAACATCTTTTCTTCTTCCATATGCATTAGATTTATATTAATTGGATTATTGATTATATGTTGTTTATGAATTTTTAATATATTAGATATTCTTTTGATTATTAAAAAAATTGATTTTGACTGTTCTGTTGTTTTAAAATCTGATATTATTCTGATTTTTTGATCTATATCTAAAAGGTCTATTGGTTTACAAGATAATACTGATTGAATTACTTTAATATTATATCCCTTTTTTTCATAAAAAGATGATAATCTTAGTTGTAAAAAATCCATAATTTTATTAGATATTAATGTATAATTTAATTCTTTTTTGTTATAAAATTTTAGATTATTACAAATTAAAAATTTTAAATCTAAAGACAATTTTTTATTAATAATAATTCTTATTATTCCTAATGCCGCTCTTCTTAGAGCAAATGGATCTTTATTTGATAATGGTATTTGATTAATTGAAAACATACCACATAAAGTATCTATTTTATCAGCAACTGACAATATAGATCCCATAATACTAGATGGAAGTTTATCTCCAGAAAAAGATGGTAAATATTGTTCTTTAATAGCGATGGCAATTTCATATTTTTCATTATTTTTAATTGCATAATACATACCAATTATTCCTTGTAATTCTGGAAATTCAAATACCATATCTGTAATTAGATCACATTTTGATAACATTGCTGATTTTATTAAATCAATTTTATTACTACTGTTAGACATTAAATCTACAAGTGATTGTAATCGCATAGTTTTGTCATATAACGTTCCTAAATTTTTATGAAATAAAACTTTTTTTAATAATGGAAGATAATCTAATAATTTTATTTTATTATCTTTATTTAAAAAAAATATTACATCAGATAGTCTAGCTTTCATGACTTTTTCATTTCCTAATATAATCTGATTATTATTTTTTAAATTGATATTAGCTATAAAAATAAAATATGGTAAAAGTCTTTTTTTATTGTATATTGGAAAACATTTTTGTTGTTTTTCTATAATATAGATAAGAATTTCATTCGGTATATATTCAATGTATTTTTCTTCAAAAGTAGCTAAAAGACCTTTAGGTGATTCTACTATTGAATTGATTTCTTCTAGAAGAACATCGTTTATTTGTGTATATCCATTTATTGTTTTAGCAATTTCTTTTATTTCTGTTTTAATTTTTTCTTTACGAATTGCATAATCAGCTATTATATAATTTTCTTTAAGTAAAATAGATGGATATTCTTGAGCATGATTAAGATATATTTTTTTTTCTTTGGAAGAAATATGATTATGAATTTTATTGTTAGCAAAAATATTAAAAATTGTACTATTAATTATCTTGTTATCTAACATCATTAAAACATTTCGAATAGGTCGAAAAAATTTAGTATTATTTACTTCCCATCGCATTAACTTTTTAATATTTATATTTTTTAATGATATTTCTATTATTTTAGGAAGTAATATTTCAATAT
This window contains:
- the tgt gene encoding tRNA guanosine(34) transglycosylase Tgt codes for the protein MKFQVISQDKKARCGMFYFNEKRIETPIFMPVGTYGTVKSLSTEEIKNTGSKIILANALHLYLRPGQDIIKLHNNLHNFMNWHGPILTDSGGFQIFSLSKFCKTNEEGVIFKNHINGKNFFLTPELSMEIQLNLGSNIIMVFDECISYTTDWEKTKNAMEKSLNWSKKCRVYFDLNKKNNNLLFGIIHGGIYPTLRDLSLNELIKMNFDGYALGGLAVGESKPEMHKILDHVIPQIPKNKPRYLMGVGKPEDLIESIYRGIDMFDCVLPTRNARNGHLFVTNGIIKIRNKKYKKDVSPLDKTCLCYTCKHYSRSYLHHLDACNEILGARLNTIHNLHYYQTLMSNIRNAIKEKRFDDFILKFYNQKK
- the glyS gene encoding glycine--tRNA ligase subunit beta, which gives rise to MKKTFLVEIGTEELPAKILYHLIISFYENFTNELKLHNIKYKKIDYFATPRRLALKIIDIDSSEKIKKILKKGPSLKCSFNENGTPTKSAYSWAQHIGIEINKASQLKNKKGSWLVHYIKQKQENIEILLPKIIEISLKNINIKKLMRWEVNNTKFFRPIRNVLMMLDNKIINSTIFNIFANNKIHNHISSKEKKIYLNHAQEYPSILLKENYIIADYAIRKEKIKTEIKEIAKTINGYTQINDVLLEEINSIVESPKGLLATFEEKYIEYIPNEILIYIIEKQQKCFPIYNKKRLLPYFIFIANINLKNNNQIILGNEKVMKARLSDVIFFLNKDNKIKLLDYLPLLKKVLFHKNLGTLYDKTMRLQSLVDLMSNSSNKIDLIKSAMLSKCDLITDMVFEFPELQGIIGMYYAIKNNEKYEIAIAIKEQYLPSFSGDKLPSSIMGSILSVADKIDTLCGMFSINQIPLSNKDPFALRRAALGIIRIIINKKLSLDLKFLICNNLKFYNKKELNYTLISNKIMDFLQLRLSSFYEKKGYNIKVIQSVLSCKPIDLLDIDQKIRIISDFKTTEQSKSIFLIIKRISNILKIHKQHIINNPININLMHMEEEKMLFKEIKNFNHDTKKLFIEKNYKTILLRLKNFENPINNFFNQVQINHCNPEIKNNRLILLKKVEKIFFNIANFSFLY
- the yajC gene encoding preprotein translocase subunit YajC, translated to MSILIENANAAVNQPIEGSSYSLVIMLVIFLLIFYFMLFRPQQKKEKERKNLMKLITLGDEVMTTSGFLGRVKDITDNGYILLELNDANEVFIKKDFIVSLLPKNTLESLKKVNNSKP